taaagaaggaagaatgtggaacaagtttgtcgttaacgatggatttgtgtttcgtgctaacaagctatgcattccagctagctccgttcgtcttttgttgttgcaggaggcgcatggaggaggattaatgggacactttggcgtgaagaagacggaggacgtacttgctacacatttcttttggccagagatgagacgggatgttgagcgttttattgctcgctgcactacatgtcaaaaatctaagtcatgactcaatcctcatggtttatatatgcctttcctgtacctagtgttccttgggaggatatatctatggactttgttttaggtttacctcgaacaaagaaggggagggatagcatatttgttgtcgtggatagattctcgaaaatggcacactttataccatgtcataaaagcgatgatgctgttaattttgctgatttgttctttcatgaaattattcgcttgcatggtatgccaaatactattgtttcagatcgtgatactaaatttcttagccacttttggagatgtttatgggctaagttggggactaaactgctttttagtactacttgtcacccccaaactgaagtagtcaatagaacattgtctactatgcttagggctgttttgaagagtaataagaaaatgtgggaggaatgcttgcctcatattgaattttcttataatcgttcattgcattctactactaagatgttcccttttgaaattgtgtatggtttcccacctcgtgcacctattgatttgttgcctcttccatcttcggagaaggttaattttgatgctaaacaacatgctgaattgattttaaaaatgcatgagttaactaaggaaaacattgagcgtatgaatgccaaatataaacttgctggagataagggtagaaaacatgttgtgtttgcacctagagatcttgtttggttacatttgcgtaaggatagatttcctgatttgtgcaaatcaaagctcatgccacgggctgatggtccctttaaggtgttagagaaaataaatgataatgcatataaacttgagctgcctgcagattttggggttagtcccacttttaaaattgcagatttgaagccttatttgggtgaggaagatgagcttccgtcgaggacgacttcatttcaagaaagggaggatgatgaggacatcaatactattgttacacccacagcccctgctgctatacatactggaccaattactagagatcgcgcacgccaactaaattaccaggtactttcgtttcttggtaatgattctaatgttcatgagaatatgatgctgcctaaattggatacatttgtttttcttacaaatgaagggtctagcttggagaaggatgaacattggagcaagaacaagcatggagatgatggcatgcgcaaggggaacaagaacagagttacaagtgatgatttcaggtctttgaagccaccataacgagtgcatgaagccttggacgaaatatacaagatgtcacttcataaatttcgtccaaaggctattataggtgctgtgtcacctttttattgggccaggcccatgtaatttcgaaatacataagtataggctatttttagagtctgtatgtgtggggaaacaagagatagggttgatttcggacccctccaccaagggccacgaaattccccctctcttcctccatatatatagcccttagggcatcgtttagactttgggttttgtttagattaaagttcgccatagctgcaacttcgcgtacttcttttgtgttcaacgactagacaaaggcgtcacagaaccccaccttgatcaataaagctttcatcttatattcgcaatatccagattgcaatcttagtttcttgcttgttcttcgtttgctcacaggaaacagaccctcgtggtcaggttgatcatgctccggcgtggtcaataacctctcgaagttggtttagcgattgctaaggcgcgacgtccttgcacattcgtagtcggatcgttaaagtcgacttccaccaaagcgatatccatcatctcatcgaaagacgggacacctttgcctctatcacctgggCATCCCCAACTTGCGCTGGATGAATCTGGCGATGCAAGCGCGATGGCCGTGGCTGCAACGTGTTGATGGTAGCAGGCCATGGAGCGAATTCAGTATTCAGGTGCCGGACGAGTCACTACAACTATGCCAAGCTACTTTGAGAGTCAATGCAAGGAGTGGGGAATCCACTCTGTCCTGGGAAGACAGATGGTTGGACGGATTGAGAATGCAAGAGCTGGCCCCGGACATATACAGTAGGATCCCAATGCGGGTTCGGCAGTCTATGATGGTTGGGCAGGTGGTAGCCGATGGGTAGTGGGCGTTGGACATCGGCCCAGATATGGATGCGGCAGCTCTACATCAGTTTCTCCAGATTTGGCAGCGGGTCACGGCATGGGAACAAATGCCCGGTGAGCAGGATGAGTTCTTGTGGTCCTGGGATGCGAGTGGGAAGTTCTCGGTGCGCTCAGCGTATGCAGCCAGGTTTTGGGGTCGGGAAGTGGTACCCACGGCAAGGTTAACCTGGAAATGCAGGGCGCCGTCGCAATGCCGCTTCTTTGCATGGTTAGCCCTGAAAAACAGGTGCTGGACTTCTGATAGGCTTGCGAGGAGAGGCTTACCGCACCAATCAGCATGTCCGTTCTGTGATCAGGAACCGGAGACTGTAAACCATGTGCTGCTCACGTGCGTTTTTGCCAGGACAGTGTGGGCAGTGGTGGGAGAGGCCCTGGGTAAAACTGGTTGGGGGCCGACCAGCGACGATGAGCTTGGGGCCTGGATGTGTGCCAAGAAAGGAAACGGCTACCTAGGCAACAAGGACATACATACCATGTTATTGATGGTCTTGTGAGAGCTATGGAAACATCGCAATGCAATTGTCTTTGACGGCGCGGCACCGTCAGTGGAGAGGCTCATTGACAAGATCAAAGCTGAAAGCGTGTTGTGCGTAATGGCGGGGCTGTTCAAAGGGAGGTTGGGCGGGTTCCTAAGTGGATTACATAGGTGGAGGATTGGGGAGGGGTAGGATGTGTGGACGTGGGTGGAGTGTGTACGTGTTGTAAGGCGTACATGCGTGTAATGTAACTGTGGAGGCATactttgcctttcttttttaatatatgatatgcacactcgtgcatattcgagatTTTTTTTTCATCTTTACAACCCCGGTGTACAAGTCTCATTTCCCTTGAGGCTTTCCGCATCCTTCCAACTCTGCTCCGTATTATATACATGGATCAAGAAAAGCCTGAGTCTCGGGACGTGGCACCGTGCGGCGGCAGCAGCGAGCCTGAGCCCGAGCCCGCGTTGGAGATCCTGCTGGTCGCCTATGGTTCCATCCATGGAGGTGTTTCTGTGCACGCACGACAGGCTCGATCTGGCAGTGAGGATGACCCTCTAACATGTCATTTTCTACCGCTGCGGTTGGTCCTCTCCTTGTCGACGCGCGCTTTGCGCACCGCCACCTGGATCTGCCGCTCGTGCTCCTTGAGCTTCTCGTCCATGTTCCCTCCCAGCGGCACCAGCGGGCCGGAGTAGTTCATCCTCCGGTTCCGCCCCCCGTAACCCTGATGAATCACAAACCGCATTAGCACACCATCAGCTTGTGTCAAAGAATGTGTCGCGCTGTAGCAGCAGCAAAATTAGACAGATACTCACAGGCACAGCTGAAGGGGCGTCCCTCATGGGCATGGCTGTGTCTTTGTTGGCAGGGACGGGCCTGTCAAGCGCATTGGCGGGCTCGGCGACGTCGAGGCGGTTGTACTTGGAGTTGGTGTTCCTGGCCGCCGACGAGCTCGGGTGCAGGTCGGTGCCCCGGGACGTGGCGTAGGACCTCTGTGACGTCAGGTGCGCGGCGTGGTTCGACACCCTGACGGAGCTGGTCGTTCGCTGGACCCCGCGGCCGCGCTGGTCGTCTTTCCTGTACCACGTCGACCCGAACTGCCCGGCGTTCTGCATCGTCGACAGCTGCCCGGCGGCTGCCCGCGGCTCCATGCGGAATCCCGACATGCTGTCCTCCAGCGTGCTGTAGTGGTGGCTGCTGCTCTTCGGGTTGTTACGCACCTGCCTCCTCTgcaaacataaataaataaattattatgTAGTACTCCTATATGTATGTAGTATTCAGGTATAGAAACATGAACATGGCGCGCACGTCGTGAGACATGAgggatgggatgggatgggatTAAGAAATGAAATGAAGTACTAGTACGTACCTGGCGGTCTGCTCCAACGGCGTCTACTGGCTTGGGTTCGTCGTTTCTTCCCGGCTTCACGGACAGGGAGCCCTTGCCTGCTATGGTTGCCGCCGCGTTTTGCCTATCAACAACCAAAAAAAAGAAGAGAGTCAAAGTCACGTCGTAATTTAGGGCGGGAACCGTGGCGATCAATGCGAGTACCTCATGGCCTCCTTGCCGCGGAGCTTGGCGTCGTACTCTTTGCTTGGCGGGTACTTGGGCAAGCTCGTCGGGTCACACGCCAAGGGCTTGGTTCTGAAGAACTGATGAGATCCCATTTGCATTGCAGCAATGTGTCTGTCAGTCGCTGCAAAATCAGAGTATATAGCATAAAACTACCGGTTTTCAGGCAAGAGTGGGTTCTGTAGAATTTTTGGGTTTTTTTTCCAAAGGAAAACCAAACCTAATTTGTGATAGGTAGGTATTCATTAGAAAAAGAAAGATAAAATGGGTGGTTCTACGGGGCCTTGCCTGAAAACCGGTACAAGTTGATGCTGCTGCTGTGAGCGCGACGCTGGAAGAGAGAGGCTACTTACTTGGCTGTCGATTGCCGAAGCTGCGGTGCCCCGGTGGGAGGGTTCGATAGCCAGCAGCGTGTCCACGAGGTCCAGCGCTGTGGGAGGGAAGTCCCGGAAAGTCTCGGCCGTCCGGCGCCTGTAGGGTCGCTGCGGCTTAAAGAGGGTCACGTCCGGCAGCTTCGCCTTGGCCCAGTACTCCTCGGACGGCGACCCGCAGAGTTTGAAGATCTTGTGCAGCTGCTCAATCTCCGTGACCACGGACACTCACACAAGTGAGATCGAGTTTCATACTACACTACTAGAGATGAGCTTAGTAGTTAGGAACCTCGGTCTGTCCAGGCATGATGGGCTTTCCGGCGAGCAGCTCGGCGAGGATGCAGCCGGTGCTCCACAGGTCGACCGCGACCCCATACTCGGTGGCTCCGAGCAGGAGCTCCGGCGGGCGGTACCACAGCGTGACGACCCTGCTCGTGAGGTGCTGCGTCTTGGCCGGGTCGAAGAAGGTGGCCAGCCCGAAGTCGGCGATCTTGAGCACGCCCTTGTCGTCGATGAGCAGGTTGGACCCCTTGATGTCCCTGTGGAGCACCCCACGGCCGTGGCAATAGTGGAGCCCGGCCAGGATCTGCCTCATGAAGCACTTGACCTGCGGCTCGGTGAAGCGGAGGCCCGGGGTGGCGGCAAGGCCGGCGAGGTCGTGCTCCATGTACTCGAAGACGAGGTAGAGGCTGTGGGAGAGGCGTGACGTGACGATGCCCTCCAGCTTGATCACGTTGGGGTGGTCAAGCCGGCGCAGGATGTGGATCTCCCTCGCCATGAACCGCACGCTCTCCGGGTCCATGTTGACGAAGCGCACCCGCTTCAGCGCCACGATCTTGCCGCTCTGCAGGTCGCGCGCCATGTACACGTTGCTGTACGTGCCCTGCCCGATCTTGTCCAACCTCTCAAAGGTGTCGGCACGGCGGGGCAGCCACCCGTGGACCACCTCCCCGGCCACGGAGGTTAGCCAGGACGGCCAGCCGGCGATCACGTGCTCGCCGGAGAACCCCTGGGGCACGCCCTGCGGGATGGGGTCCGCTGCATCATGGTCGCCTGTGTCCACGGTGGGCCGCCGGTGGTGCGTGAGCCCGGCTGTGCTGTACGACTTGTTGAGAGAGGCGACGAGGAGCACCGGAGCCTTCTTCTCGGGCGCGGGCGCGGTGGTAGGCTGCGCCTTGGGCTTGACGCTGGACTCGGACCTGCTGATGACGGCGTGCACGACCGGCGCGACGACCGCAGAATCCTCCTTGGCGGTGAGAGTGATGAGCTGCTTCAGGGATTGGCTGGGCGCCTTCTGCAGCCGCAACCTGTCCGGCACCGGCACCGGCACGTGTTCCTCCTCGACAACCTGCTCCTTGGAGCAAAGGCTGCCCATGATTGAGACGCCGTTCCGCCGGCCGGAGCCGGCTCCCCGTTTCTCCCCGACCGCCGGAACGCGCCTCAACAGCCGAGAGGAACGCTCGCGGCGGGGAAGACAGGCACGCGCCCGCAACAACCAGAGGTGTAGCTAGCTAGGCGGGGTACGGTCCTCCAAGAAGCGGTGGTCGTGGGAGCACGAATTATTGTAACGTGCATGCCACCCATCTCTACTACCCAACCCATACTTTTGATTTTCAAATTACAACATGTTTGAAACCGAAAatcatatttattttttattttcatctGGTTGACATGCCGCCCACTgtatcaaatactccctccatctcaaaataagtgtATCAACTTTAATACTGTATTAAAGTTGAGTATTAAAGTTGatacacttattttgagacggctGAAGTAGCCTGTAGATAAGGTAGTTGCAAGATTATTATTGCAATGCAAATGTCACGTACTCTAAAACTAATATGTTTTGTGCAACTGTGATAAACAACTTTTGCCTGTGGATCCATTTGAGCTAACCGTCCCATTACATGTCTCAGGGCATCCCCTCGAAATTATATTTGAAAGTAAATTTTCTCATGTTATCATCTAGCAGATCCCCAATACAGTATTTTTCTTCATGTTATCATCTAGCTCAGATCACCAGCTCGGGggcccttacccgagatccgccggttttagcaTTGACATTGATGGCCCATGCAGGTCCCACTGTGTGGTCGCGAGAGCCCGATTTCGAACCTTCGGATCAACGATTGCATCGTGTAGCGTCCAATATGCGGTCCTATCACCAAGGAACTTGGAAGTCCCgcaaaggatagaagcgcatatcgaAGACGCttcgcaaggtggatatcattacaacataccatgtattgCATAGATGAGAATatcagataaaggcttacactcgtcACAAGCTATAACATGAAtacattacaacataccatgtactgcaGGATTGTCCTAACGAACATGTATCGAAGACCAATCGATGAGACTGTGTGCGATGCATGAATCACAAACGGTACGGTTTGGTAATAAAACCGTGAACAATAAGACGAATTGTGTGCAATGGCGGATCCATCAAATACGATTCGAAAAAGAGTTGGCACACAATTGATACATACAAACTGTTTGCGATGGGCCAAAACAACAGAAACAGTTACATTGATGAATGTGTGCGCGATAGATGACTTACATGCCAATTGg
Above is a window of Triticum aestivum cultivar Chinese Spring chromosome 6B, IWGSC CS RefSeq v2.1, whole genome shotgun sequence DNA encoding:
- the LOC123137226 gene encoding probable serine/threonine-protein kinase At1g54610; translation: MGSLCSKEQVVEEEHVPVPVPDRLRLQKAPSQSLKQLITLTAKEDSAVVAPVVHAVISRSESSVKPKAQPTTAPAPEKKAPVLLVASLNKSYSTAGLTHHRRPTVDTGDHDAADPIPQGVPQGFSGEHVIAGWPSWLTSVAGEVVHGWLPRRADTFERLDKIGQGTYSNVYMARDLQSGKIVALKRVRFVNMDPESVRFMAREIHILRRLDHPNVIKLEGIVTSRLSHSLYLVFEYMEHDLAGLAATPGLRFTEPQVKCFMRQILAGLHYCHGRGVLHRDIKGSNLLIDDKGVLKIADFGLATFFDPAKTQHLTSRVVTLWYRPPELLLGATEYGVAVDLWSTGCILAELLAGKPIMPGQTEIEQLHKIFKLCGSPSEEYWAKAKLPDVTLFKPQRPYRRRTAETFRDFPPTALDLVDTLLAIEPSHRGTAASAIDSQFFRTKPLACDPTSLPKYPPSKEYDAKLRGKEAMRQNAAATIAGKGSLSVKPGRNDEPKPVDAVGADRQRRQVRNNPKSSSHHYSTLEDSMSGFRMEPRAAAGQLSTMQNAGQFGSTWYRKDDQRGRGVQRTTSSVRVSNHAAHLTSQRSYATSRGTDLHPSSSAARNTNSKYNRLDVAEPANALDRPVPANKDTAMPMRDAPSAVPGYGGRNRRMNYSGPLVPLGGNMDEKLKEHERQIQVAVRKARVDKERTNRSGRK